The genome window AGACAACAAGGGTATCATGTGACCCCTGGTAATATGCTCTTACGTTTCCTTGGAGTAAATGTATTTGTATGTTTTATCTATAATTTTGTGTTCGCCTTGTGTTTAATTCAGGCATAGAAAAATTATGTTTGCAGAAGCAATTCGATTTGTGTTTTAGATATGATGGAGGAATTTTGTTTTAAGAAAACAACTTAATCAGCCCATCAAAAAATCAGTCCTCACACTTTCAAAACGTTTTGATCTCCTATAACAACTATATTAAAAAGATGTACTTTgttctatatatctatatatatgtatgtgtgtgtgtatatatatacatatatatatatatatatatatatatatatatacatatatatatatatatatatatatatatatatatatgtatgtatatatatatatatgtatatatatgtatgtatatatatatatatgtatatatatgtatgtatatatatatatatgtatatatatgtatgtatatatatatatatgtatatatatgtatgtatatatatatatgtatatatatgtatgtatatatatatgtatatatatatatatatgtatgtatgtatctatatatatatatgtatatatatatgtatatatatacatatatatgtatatatatatgtatatatgtatgcatgtatatatatatatgtatatatgtatatatatatatatgtatgtatgtatgtatgtatgtatatacatatatgtgtatgtatatatatatatgtatgtatatatatatatatgtatatatgtatatatgtatgtatatatatgtatgtatgtatatatgtatgtatatatatatatatatgtatgtatgtatatatgtatgtatatatatatatatgtatatatgtatatatatgtgtgtgtatatatacatatatatataaattcatgGATGATGCAGAGGTGTGATGCAAGGATGAAATAGAGAGCTGGAGAGCTGAGGGGGCAAGTAAAGAGCATGttcaatccagcttcttggattggattatcACTTTCAAAAGGGAAAAAGCGAAGCATCAAGTCAAATCCATGATGCTGATATTGACAACAAGGATATTATGTGTCCCCAAATAATGCACTTAATTCCTTAAAATAAAGCAGTATTTGTATGTGTGATCCAAAACAATACGATCTTCTTTAATCATCTTTTATTTAATTCAATCATAGAGGTTGGCAGTAccaaaaatattttctccggtaaaATAGACATAAAAATCACACACAAAACTCATTGTATTGATTATCACGTAATCACTTAAAAcggtaaattaattttgataatatggCTTTATGTGTTTTCCCCTCAGAACAAAAAAATCTTATGTATTTCTGTAGatgtttttaacaagttcaaagatgaGGGAGGGAGTTTCATGTCTACCTTGGGGAGTGATGTGAAAGGACTGTTAAGCTTGTACAACGCAGCCTATCTTGGGACTCATGGGGAGATCATTCTTGATGAAGCCATCTCTTTTACGAGGAATTACCTAGTGTCTGCATTAGCTGATCTTAAACCACCATTAACAACGCAAGTGTCTCTTGACCTCGAGACACCTCTCTGTAGAAGAATGAGAAGGCTCTTGGCAAGAGATTACATCTCTATATACCAAGAGGATGCTACACGAGTTGATGCCATCCTGGAGCTTGCAAAGTTGGACTTCAATTTGCTGCAATCTCTTCATCGCGAGGAACTTAAGAACATTACCAAGTAAGCTCTTCCTCACTTTTGAATTCCCTGGAGCTATATTTCTTCTGGATTTTTATAAAGGAAAGAAGATTCAATCAAGTTGCAAATGTAAACAAGCGAAGGCTAATTGCTGAGCTTAGTTCCTCCTCCCATCAAACTTTAATTGATATGTAATTCCATTTTGATTTGTGAACGACTTGAAGGTGGTGGAATGATTTAGTCTCCTCAAAAAATCTCAGTTTTGCTCGAGATAGATTGGTGGAATGCTATTTCTGGATCCTGGGAATATACTTTGAACCCGATTATTCTCGTGCACGAGTGATAACGACCAAGGTGATTGCCCTTGTTTCAATTCTGGACGACATATATGATGTCTATAGCACATTGGAGGAGAGTCAACGACTAACTGAGGAAATTCAAAGGTTCGTAAATCTTATATCGATGGACATATTACCTTTGACTATCATGACTCAATAGATGATAACAAAAGATGCCACTGATAATAtcacataagaaaataaaatatcgcATAATAGTTTTAGTCATTGTGTATAGCAAAATAACAACATGTATTTTTATATTCTAATTTTCTAGAGATGGTGAAACTAATACATGTGCAGGTGAGATGCGAAGGTTATTCATCAATTACCAGAGTACATGAAAGATTATTATCTAAAGCTAATCCACACCTTTGAAGATTTTGAAGATTTATTGGCTTCCGGTGAGAAATATCGCATAACCTATCTAAAGGAAGCGGTGAGTGATGAGATTAAAAGGTTCATCTTATTTTTACTTTTGTTAATTAGCATTACATAAGCAATAAACGAATACACTAATGGCCAATGAAAAGAATAAGTGTTTGAGATGTGACAGTATTGAACTTAGATTGTCCCACTTGTAAACGCTACTCATACATTACAAACATTAAGGAATGGTTTTGTTTTACTTGGGTACAGATGAAAGATTTATCTGAAGCTTATTTTGAGGAATCCAAATGGAGAGATCAACATTACGTACCAACTTTGGAAGAACACCTACAGGTTTCTCTCATTAGTGCAGCAAATCCTATACTCGAATGTGCTTCTTTTGTTGGAATGAGAGAAatagcatctgaggaggtatTTAAGTGGATTACTAGTTTCCCAAAGATTGTCCAAGCTTCTGCAATAATTTGTCGTATCATGAATGACATTACTTCACATGAGGTATGGTCATAATATAATATCCTATGTTTTATATCATATAAACATTTTTCATAGTAAATTTTACACTGATTTCTGTCGTAGtagaaatatgataacacaaaaaaaagaaaaagaaaacaacataCATTCTCCAGTTAGATGAGATGGACCATAATTGAGGTTTAATAGGTAATCTCCAAAGTTGTCTTCAATATTCCTTCTATTTATCTCCTCAAAAGcatttcttgtgtcactcaattgcATTATCAAAGTTTTGCTGGACTccataaatgattttatattaaaaaatctaGTACAAACAAAAAAAACTCCCGTTCTTAAGCTTCCACATCTGTAGATTCCCAAATTCCTTACATCAACACCTTATTATTGATAATAGTTTATCAATTTGTTTTAATATAATGGACATGTAAATCCTGAAAGGATCCCTTAGAATTCAGTTCATTAATCCTCTTTTTGCATGAAATTTACAGTTGGAACAAACTAGGGAACATGTTGCCTCCACAGTCCAATGCTACATGAAAGAGTTCGGAACAGATGTGCACGTGGCATGTAAGAAGCTCCGAGCTCTAGTTGACCATGCATGGAAGGAGATAAACGTAGAGTGCCTCAATCCGACTGCATTCTCCTTTGCTTTACTTGAAAGGATTATTAATTATTCGCGAATGGCAGAAAATACTTATAAGTATATCGATGGATACACCAACTCCTCTACGAAGACAAAGGAATATATCTCTTTGTTACTTGTACATCCTATTCCACTTTGATTTGATTGTATGACGATGCTTGTttcttctatgaatcctttattctgaaatatatgtaagcttttgtaaatgaacgtgtattgtactatgcttgcttcttctatgaatcctttattctgaaatatatgtaagcctttgtaaatgAATGTGTATTGTACTAGCCCTGGGAAGCTCAAGCCAATATTATCTATGGAAAACAGAAATCTTTGCTTAACAGTAGTTCAAAGCAATTTGCAAGTTGCTGGTAtgtgttacaaaattatatttgcTATTTGCAATTTTCACTCTTTTCAGTCTTGCCAACTTAAGAAAGGCTCTTGAAGCTGCTATGCTAAATAGAGTGTAGGGATGGTGAGGTTGGGTTTTGTAGATGCCTACATCAGATATCAAGATACTTCTTAGTTAAGTTTGGGATGATTACAATTCATAAACACATGTATTCGAGCTACATTTTGGATAAGTTAGGATGATTGATTTTATTTTTCTCcaagaagaaaaattatattagctaaaCCATAAAACTACAAAAGGAGTTGTGCATATCAGAGCACAAAAAATTGACCAATTGAGAGGACCACACTTCTCTCTAAAAAATTATACTAACCTTCAGTAAAACTGACAACTTTCACAACCTATGCCAACTGTCCTCATCCATCATAGAATCAACTTTCTGACAATACAAATATTAATAAGCAGAATTACACAAAAAGAAACCTTAATCATCAAGCTTCCAAAGCCAAAATAACTTTAGATAGAACAATCCCAAAGAGGGATGATTGATTTGCTATTTAAGTTCGAAAATGAATAAGATGAAATTAAGGGTACTagaatttttttaattgttttttTGTGGCTCATTAGGATATTCTTTATACATGGTGGGTGTGAGTCCACCCTATTAGATTTACATAATCCACATCCCGTTTGATGATGCAATTCACAAGAGTCCTCATCCAGAAAATATCACGTTTCTAGTGTATCATAGAAACAATACACATATAATCAAATTAACTATATATCTTTTGAACATCCACTGATGCAGCCATCAAAACCTCCCGAATTGCCTCAGCTTCACAACATATGATATCACGATCCGTAAGGTACCGACATCCAACCAAAATTGGGTCTTGAGTATCACTTCTAGTATGGGTCACGAGTATCACTCTACTCCCCTCAATGTGGCTTGTTGGAAAAGCTATCACAATCAACTTCACTCATCCTTCAAAAGCTTTAACCCAACAAATAAGATGTGGACATAATTCATGCACCATGCTATCAGAAGATTTGGCCTTGTCATTAGCGAGAACAAATGCTACTATCTCATGAAAATCTTGTAAACAGGACAAGCAATGGGGTCGAAACCAAGATCATTCATAGCCCTCCATATTCACCAAAGACCAATATCAATTATAATCCACAAGGTTTGCCCATCAGAATTGGGACACTGCACCCCTTCATTAAACCATCTGTCATCCACATGGAAGGAAAATTGAATATCTAGTTAAGATTTATAGAGTTGCCATAATTTAATAGGAAAGACGCACAGAAATAAGTGATTAATGGTTCTGCTTTAGATTGACAAAAAGGACAAGTTGTCGCATTACTGCAAACTCTAAGTTGAGACAATCAATCTGACAATAAGAGGCAGCGGTGCAAAAGTTTCCAAAAAAAATTGGAACCTGAGGCAACTAGTCCACGTTAGGATCAACCATTCCAAGTTGGAGAAGCAAGAAACGATAGGCAGACTTTGCAGAACAAACCCTCTTCTTATCTAGCTTCTAAAACCATAAATTATCATGTGATATGTAGAGAGATGTCCACATTATAGATCCTTTTAGTAAGAGTTGAACCAATCAAGGAGCACCAATAAATCCATATCCTATTTCTGATTAACAACGAGACTAGGACCACTAAAGATCTATCACTAGCATGTATATTGCTGAAAGCATGCTTAAATGCAATAGgagaataaaaaatatagttatctTTGAAAATATCAATAGTAGAAGCATCACCAATAAATTTAGTGAGCTCCCCTCTTAAATGTTCAGGAGCGAGAAGAAACAAACCTGATTCCAGCTTTGCCTAAATAATTTTGAATATTCCAAGGATAAACCACACCATAATTAGTTCTAACCATTTTATCTCATATACTATCACTGTTGGAAATATATTGGCCTCTGTTGAGCTTGAAGAGTATATTTTATAAGATAGATTATCAGTTCCAAGACCTAGAATGTCTAGATAGCGTAACCTTATCCCAAGATAGAAGGTGCATACCCTTAGAAGAACCACCATCGACCCAAGGAAAGTATCCAGGGTTGCTAATAATCTTATTCGAAACATGTCCAATGGGCACGTCTTGTGGTCGGTGATAGGGGTAATATTTGTTCCAATAAAATCTCTATATGTGAAAGCTTAGCCCGGGTTAAACATACTATAAAAAGCCTTCCAAGTTAAAGAAATCGAAGTTAATGACTATTTACTAAGATTACTCTACACTTATCAGTAAACGGTTTGAACATCGGAGGGATCGAATCGAGAAATCTATCTAATCTTGATCTTCGTATAGGTTGGATACGGAGAACACATCTGAGTCCACATCAGGACCCAAGGAGTCTCAACGCCAACAAACTTAAACTTTTGAAGTGCCCATAGTTATTGTTTATCTATGACTCCATTTTTCACTTCGACCCTAATGTGAGTGTCGGATCGACAAGGTTGGGCATCCCACTTGGTTCTAGTCTTTTTTGGGTTAGTCATCAAGCGGATAGGCAAGCACCCAAGACACCCTCTCAGCTATCTTTGGACTTCTACACGGCCTAGGACCGAGTTGGACTAACAAAAACATCATCGATAATCACATCCATTTTTTTGACATTAGAAAGACAGCCTAAGTCACAAGAACGTTAGCTCCCACATGGTCTGAGACGCTCTTTCTATCTAATGTCTCTTCATTTCTTATGTCGATGGCGCCCATGCATGGAAACCAATTGGCATTTGTAACGCTTACGTCTCTTCATAGATTTTGTCGGTGGCTATGGAAACCAAATTGACACATTAGTAATCCTTGCGTCGCTTTCCTATCACCACGAAGTTgctatttatttttgttagaacAGATACAGCCGACTTCAATTTTGATAGTATGAACCGTGAGTAGAGATAGCGTGAAACTTGGCTTTCGCGTCGTGTGAAACTTGGCTTAATAGGTAATCTCCACAAAGTGGAGGAGAGTCGTGGCTCGTATTTGTCTTCCTCCTCAACAGACGAAGATGTTGTGTCCTCATAAATTCCAACACAAAGCAGCAGGCTCTCCGTCGCCACCTCGCATGTTTAATTAGTCTTCACATAAAATAAGAATGGATAGTCTGAGTCTGCAATCACTTGTTCCAGATGATGAGCTGATGGTTCGCAAGTCTGTAAGCTATCGTCCGAGGGTTGGGGCCGACTACTTTATCCAACATGGCCAGTCCGTCACTCCAACATCGGTATGTAACCCGGCCATCCTATTTGCCAAAAATGTTTCAAGTTTTCAGCAAGAAGGTCACCTGGAAAGAGGGGTGTTGATAATTTAGCTCCAGCTAAATAGCACTCATGCTTAAACTGGTCCTTCATCGACATAGTTGGGGTTTCCTGCGGTTTCAGTACCATGAAAAATCTCCCTTTTCTCGTCTATTGCAGGAGTGTGATACAAGGATAAAAGAGAGAGCTGCGGAACTGATGGAGCAGACAAGAAGCATGTCCAAGGATCCTACTGACATCTTGCAAACTATGAATTTGgtcgattcaatccagcttcttgTATTGGATTATCACTTCGAGAAGGAAATAAGTGAAGCGTTAAACCACGCAATCCGTCCAAATCTACACGCAAATCCGTCCCGACGGAGAGCGAAAGGGAAGCGAGCGGTACCGATCTCGATAAAGCCGGCGACACAACAGtatctatttatttatgataaaaaaaaagagtttgttGCTATTATTTCGGGATTTAATTACTTGCTAATTAGGTGACCCTAAGCATTGTTTAAAAGGGAGTAGGAACTCGCTAATCGTCGATGCTAGCTGTAATGGGCCGGTGTTGTACGATCTCCGCGTACGGGTTTTGATGGATATGGTAGAGCAACAACTTTCTCAACACATCCTGGATAAACAGGAAAGCTACCTGCTCTATGGTTGGAGGTAGCTATTAGGTGGGGTCCAACTGTAAGGCCATTGTTATCTCTGTTGCAGAGGCGTTGCGAAATGGAGGGTGCGAAAGTCGGTGGTGGAGATTAGTTCGTAGAACTTTAGGCTGTAGGCTTTCCCGACTAATCTACCTGCTCTCTGATTGGGGGTAGCTTTTGAAGGTGGGTTTCAACAGAGCCATTGTTACCTCTGACACAGCGAGATGAAAGGAGGAGAGATGTCGGTGGTGGGAATTAGATCGCAGAACCGAAGGCTGACACGCCTACCCGAGGGATCTACCTGCTCTCCGGTTGGATGTGGGTTTGACGTGGTTAGATACTGCCCTGCTGTTTGCAGGGGGTTATTACGATCTAATTGTAATAAACGGTAGTTAATATGACATAAATTCGTAGTTCATTCAAATCATAACTACATGAATCGGCTACGTTACCACATTAGAATAATTGGATCCCTTAATTTCAACATGTAAGATGGTTATGAGTCTAAATTAATTGACTCACATATACGTAATCCTATGGTTCATATAGAAAAGGTCAATGCAACATCAACCGATATAGGGCCTATAGGTCATCAATATTTAGGCAAAATGCAAAATCTGTAGGTAGCAGCTGCAATTGCAATTGCAATTGGTGGCTAAATGTATAATCGCTATTTACAGTTGCAACTAAAGTGAAAAAACTAGTGATGAGACATTGACAAAGGAAGAGAGGCGTTACTTATATCAAAaccaacacaagaattgagaatgtaatcaatatagataaataagaaaattttgtaaataaaacattcctcttattttttgtttataatgatcaaatataataattctgtggcttcatatttattttttaaacttcaaattttattttctattcgttgtttttcttaatcaaatacaCATATATTTCACTATCACTCTTAAGATTTAGGAAATCCTAAGTTTAGACTACTTATGAGTAATCCTAATTTTAAATAagaatatgtataaataattttaaatttgagtTTAGGTTAACTCATGAGAGAGTGATTCTTTGTATCGATTTTGTTTCACATAGtgaaattttaatttcttttgtaGAAGTAGCTGGAGTTGTGGAACCATGTTAAATTGGCAGTGACATTGTGGTATATTCTTTACTTGTTAATTTTtaatttctcttttgattttttgttttctctccCTTCTCATTAGTGTGGATTACTGGTTTCCCAAAGATCTTCGAAGCTGCTTGAATAATTAGACATATCAAAacgataataaaaatattatcttaaaattaacagaaaacaaaagaaaggcTTGATGGACTTTTAGAGTTCTCCTATCATCAACTTCTGATGAATGAAAAATAGTTAGTGTACCGTATTGGTAAAATGGGTAGCATGTTGCCTCTACAATCCAATGCTACGTGAAAGAGTACGGGATAGATGGACATGTTGCATGTTAGAGGTTGCAAGGATTGGTAGCAGAAGCATGGAAGGATATATATTAGTAGTGGCTCAATCCAACTCCGTGCAGCATTTCTTTGCTTGAAAGGATAATCCATTTTTGGAAACTATATAGTCaaattttttgatattatataGTTTAATTGGTAAAgatcttaataaattattataatatttaatgttCAAATTCTGCTTTTATTATTTACTTTTCTAAAAATATTGATGCATACACCTGTCTAAGTCTTTATCAATGATCATGTTACCACGCTAACTCGACACATGGAGATAGTTGACTTAGTTAGATATTATATCCTTGTATTTTTTAAGTAATTACGATCGATATAAATTAATTGCAATTAatatagatatataataaaatttggcAAATAAAACGTTCCTCTTATTTTCTGTTTATAATGTGGGTTTATTTTTTCATATCAATTCTATAGCAAATGCagttaagttatatatatatatatatatatatatatatatatatatatatatatatatatatatatatatatatatatatatatatatatatatatatatatatatatataattagaataGTCGACCAAGGCAGTACTGTGCTCCCTAATTGTGAAAGTTACTACACCATGACTTCTAATAGGCTTGATGGATATGACTATACTAATAGGCTTGATGGATATGACTATATGAGGATTGAACTATAGCAAATGGATCAATACTTATAAAAGATGCCATGAGAGTTTCATCAATCCAGATGGGAAAGTTTGATCGATCTCATCTCTAGTCGGTCCCCATTCACTCATAACATCCATGAGGAACTTTTATCTCTTATCACTAGAGGCCTTTGACAATAATATTGACTCGATAGAGCATACTATCACCTTCCGCGCCTAGATGTCACTGTACAACATTTTAGACACCCTGATATGCTGTGATAAGTTGTCTCGCTTGAGTTTTGAGTTAACTCATTTGAATATGACTAGAACCAAAATcttttacaaataaaaaaaaaaggatctcgAAAGACTCTTAACCGTTGAAGACATCGTTGGAGAGGACGAATAAATCCAAGTACTATTGCTTCCA of Musa acuminata AAA Group cultivar baxijiao chromosome BXJ1-7, Cavendish_Baxijiao_AAA, whole genome shotgun sequence contains these proteins:
- the LOC135679726 gene encoding alpha-humulene synthase-like, translated to MENVISQPNVPGDEVVIRKSVSYHPTVWGDYFILQAQSSPSTQECDERMQERAAELMEQVRSMFKDTTDILQTMDLVDSIQLLGLSYHFEKEISEALNRVHDADFNDHGLYNTALRFRLLRQQGYHVTPDVFNKFKDEGGSFMSTLGSDVKGLLSLYNAAYLGTHGEIILDEAISFTRNYLVSALADLKPPLTTQVSLDLETPLCRRMRRLLARDYISIYQEDATRVDAILELAKLDFNLLQSLHREELKNITKWWNDLVSSKNLSFARDRLVECYFWILGIYFEPDYSRARVITTKVIALVSILDDIYDVYSTLEESQRLTEEIQSPGKLKPILSMENRNLCLTVVQSNLQVADDELMVRKSVSYRPRVGADYFIQHGQSVTPTSECDTRIKERAAELMEQTRSMSKDPTDILQTMNLVDSIQLLVLDYHFEKEIRKLPALWLEVAIRWGPTVRPLLSLLQRRCEMEGAKVGGGD